The following coding sequences lie in one Gemmatimonadota bacterium genomic window:
- a CDS encoding BNR-4 repeat-containing protein — protein sequence MNTRHLISTQGSDRGTGYNMSGKLIRRDGKLFIGWLDAPPEEGTQARIMIGVCDEVSGEMHRAFQIGEGIDNHCGPALILDGNGRLHALVGAHHGPFFYRWSDNPEDPNTWSEPEALGALSTYPSFAVDQHGTLHLAHRESGDRWAMWYRRKKATQNWEPPRSIAVSPVAGYNHFMQSLTTGPDGTLHLVFQFHFAESGHAADCRGRAAVHVYSEDGGDTWYNEGARFEDPLTMETMRAICHDPQGGDGQHSVRVGNHVVDANNQPWFFCSYPGYQSGVLWHRSDAGWEPVDLSPVLDGLNMEGGRATSLSRDHKGRLHFAFATHPHKKRCEWFSPELELFYAILDEKGGLIS from the coding sequence TTGAACACACGACACTTGATTTCAACGCAGGGATCAGACCGTGGAACCGGATATAACATGAGCGGGAAACTGATTCGGCGAGATGGCAAATTATTCATCGGATGGTTGGATGCCCCGCCAGAAGAAGGCACACAGGCGAGAATCATGATAGGCGTATGTGACGAAGTATCTGGCGAGATGCATCGGGCATTTCAAATTGGCGAAGGCATTGACAACCACTGTGGACCCGCCCTGATACTGGATGGCAACGGCCGATTGCACGCCCTCGTCGGAGCGCATCACGGCCCGTTTTTTTATCGATGGTCGGACAACCCTGAGGACCCGAATACCTGGAGTGAGCCAGAGGCATTGGGCGCATTGAGCACATATCCCAGTTTCGCAGTAGATCAGCACGGAACACTTCACCTGGCACATCGCGAGAGCGGGGACAGATGGGCCATGTGGTACCGGCGAAAAAAAGCAACCCAGAATTGGGAACCACCGCGTTCAATTGCAGTAAGCCCGGTCGCAGGATACAACCATTTCATGCAATCCTTAACCACAGGACCAGACGGAACCCTGCATCTGGTATTTCAATTTCACTTTGCAGAATCTGGACATGCAGCAGACTGCCGGGGACGCGCAGCGGTACATGTATATTCAGAAGACGGCGGCGATACGTGGTACAACGAAGGCGCGCGCTTTGAAGACCCATTGACAATGGAAACCATGCGAGCCATTTGTCACGACCCGCAGGGCGGAGATGGTCAGCACAGCGTGCGCGTTGGCAATCACGTCGTAGATGCAAACAATCAACCGTGGTTCTTCTGCTCATATCCCGGGTATCAAAGCGGCGTATTGTGGCATCGCAGCGACGCGGGATGGGAGCCTGTGGATTTATCCCCAGTCCTCGATGGTTTGAACATGGAAGGCGGACGCGCGACATCGCTATCCCGAGATCACAAAGGCAGATTGCACTTTGCATTTGCAACACATCCGCACAAAAAGCGGTGTGAGTGGTTCAGCCCCGAACTGGAATTATTTTATGCAATACTCGACGAAAAAGGCGGGTTGATTTCTTT
- a CDS encoding HEAT repeat domain-containing protein, with protein sequence MGYGKREDPKLFNDEQMRQYIADGYVVFKPDVPNDLHETIRQKLQFMVDEEFNYGNNVLPRVPEMDRILNSPEVRGALISVLGPGYIEHPHRFCHYIAPDATHRTLAQNCHQDSYTPLGRPRQHYPRFARIMYYPQDSPIEIGPTHAIPGTQYHRRLTDEDRQNAIPIAGKAGTVSITHFDVGHAAGINALRQPRHMIKFIYVRAEEPTEPSWDCRDHIWRNPETYKTPHDLHLVWSHIWDWLCGKKDRYESFRASDPATCGLEDLHHDNQDKQLAAMHSIAATKNTDAIPVLIRKLNTDDQWTRLAAIYTLGAIGQPAVQPLIEALLDAAHKDEDPVPASWNEGAISMEDAAQALVAIGTPSLDPLIGLLENSSEWARINAAFALGEMDSLATQAVPALTRCLDDASHCVVRTATDALGSIRKDSEEFIPVLERLLKVGRPEWQMPDRRNWAPYDQVRVNAAMVFTRLGKDATSAEALLLDTLSDPNGHVAAFALEALRRIGTPSAMDGVMEYLMTRRWDESIEKGRLF encoded by the coding sequence ATGGGATATGGCAAACGAGAAGACCCGAAATTGTTTAACGACGAGCAAATGCGTCAATATATCGCAGACGGATACGTGGTTTTTAAGCCGGATGTGCCCAATGACCTGCACGAGACAATTCGGCAAAAACTGCAATTTATGGTCGATGAAGAATTCAATTACGGCAACAACGTGCTACCCCGCGTCCCCGAGATGGATCGCATCTTAAACAGCCCAGAAGTGCGGGGCGCGCTCATCAGCGTACTCGGCCCGGGATATATCGAACACCCGCATCGATTTTGTCACTACATCGCGCCCGACGCAACACACAGAACACTCGCCCAAAATTGTCATCAAGATTCCTACACCCCCCTGGGACGCCCGCGCCAACACTACCCGCGTTTTGCGCGCATCATGTACTATCCGCAGGATTCGCCCATTGAAATCGGTCCCACACACGCGATTCCCGGCACGCAGTATCACAGGCGATTGACCGATGAAGACCGTCAAAACGCCATACCAATAGCCGGTAAAGCCGGCACCGTATCAATCACGCATTTTGATGTGGGACACGCCGCAGGCATCAACGCACTTCGCCAACCCCGGCACATGATCAAATTCATTTACGTGCGCGCAGAAGAACCGACCGAACCCTCGTGGGATTGTCGGGATCATATCTGGCGAAACCCCGAAACATATAAAACACCGCATGATCTGCATCTGGTCTGGTCGCATATATGGGATTGGCTATGTGGCAAAAAGGATCGATACGAAAGTTTTCGCGCATCAGACCCCGCAACTTGTGGATTGGAAGACCTGCATCACGACAACCAGGACAAACAACTCGCAGCCATGCATTCAATAGCCGCAACAAAAAATACCGATGCAATTCCCGTGCTGATTCGCAAGCTCAATACCGACGACCAGTGGACTCGTCTCGCGGCTATATATACCCTGGGCGCAATAGGCCAACCCGCAGTACAGCCCCTGATAGAAGCACTATTAGACGCCGCACACAAAGACGAGGACCCCGTACCCGCATCGTGGAACGAAGGCGCCATCTCGATGGAAGATGCTGCCCAGGCACTTGTCGCCATAGGCACACCTTCACTGGATCCTCTAATTGGACTGCTGGAAAACTCAAGCGAATGGGCACGCATCAACGCGGCCTTCGCGCTCGGTGAAATGGATTCTCTGGCGACACAAGCTGTCCCTGCACTCACGCGCTGTCTGGACGATGCCTCTCACTGCGTTGTGCGAACAGCCACAGATGCGCTGGGTAGCATTAGGAAAGATAGCGAAGAATTTATACCAGTACTCGAGCGACTACTCAAAGTGGGACGCCCCGAATGGCAAATGCCCGACCGACGCAACTGGGCGCCCTATGACCAGGTCCGCGTCAACGCCGCAATGGTATTTACGCGCCTGGGCAAAGACGCCACATCTGCCGAAGCTCTCCTGCTCGACACATTATCTGACCCCAACGGTCACGTCGCTGCATTTGCCCTGGAAGCATTGCGACGGATAGGCACGCCCTCGGCAATGGATGGCGTCATGGAATATCTGATGACGCGGCGGTGGGATGAAAGCATAGAGAAAGGAAGACTATTTTGA
- a CDS encoding alpha/beta hydrolase: MESGSGAFNFNRVKVWYHCPQDHLTDLPVVFALHGASRNASTYRDTWASHADTHGFLLLAPEFSQENYPDERTFNLGNVFAEDGTRNATADWSFQIIEGIFDHVKKRVELRASSYGFYGHSAGSQFVHRFLYFMPQSPAHIFIAANAGWYTMPTFKQTYPYGLTGSGLTVADLKRSLSQRVVVLLGTDDIDVNHPKLRRTPEAMMQGAHRFDRGHTFFETAKREAETLNVPFNWQLDTVPNVGHNNAGMAKVSVAYLV; the protein is encoded by the coding sequence ATGGAATCAGGTTCCGGAGCATTTAATTTTAATCGCGTCAAAGTATGGTATCATTGCCCTCAAGACCATCTTACCGACCTGCCAGTGGTATTTGCCCTGCACGGGGCCTCGCGCAATGCCAGCACCTATCGCGACACCTGGGCCAGCCATGCCGATACGCACGGATTTTTATTATTGGCCCCGGAGTTTTCACAGGAAAATTACCCCGATGAAAGGACATTTAACCTCGGCAATGTATTTGCCGAAGATGGAACGCGAAATGCCACAGCCGATTGGTCTTTTCAGATAATTGAAGGCATTTTTGACCACGTCAAAAAACGAGTGGAACTCCGGGCATCGTCCTACGGATTTTATGGGCATTCGGCGGGCAGCCAGTTTGTACACCGATTTTTGTACTTCATGCCTCAGTCACCTGCACATATTTTTATAGCAGCTAACGCCGGGTGGTACACCATGCCCACATTCAAACAGACCTATCCCTATGGATTGACCGGCTCGGGTCTGACTGTCGCGGATTTGAAACGGTCCCTGAGCCAGCGGGTTGTAGTACTCCTGGGAACTGATGATATAGACGTGAACCACCCAAAATTGAGACGGACACCAGAGGCAATGATGCAGGGCGCACACCGCTTTGATCGCGGTCACACTTTTTTTGAAACAGCAAAACGAGAAGCTGAAACACTCAATGTGCCATTTAACTGGCAGTTGGACACAGTACCCAACGTGGGACACAACAATGCGGGAATGGCAAAAGTGAGCGTTGCGTATTTGGTGTAA
- a CDS encoding c-type cytochrome: MKWVVVTVTVIVALVIVGALGVAYHLKTNFPKADPPYNIRVSGTPEQIARGRYLANHVTVCLECHSTRDWAHYSAPPLPGTEGKGGEIFPETAGFPGTLIAPNITPAALGDWTDGEIIRAFTSGVNKNGDPLFPLMPYRAYRNLIPADIESIVAYVRTLSPIDHIPPRSKLNFPMNLLVRTMPEPYKLPKPVDRSDPIAYGKYLATIAGCATCHTPHNQQRQPVEDMQFAGGFQFRLPSGKTVQSANITPDIETGIGHWKKEYFIGRFRQFAGENARHILLQDGMNSVMPWTMYAGMTDEDLSAIYDYLQTVAPIRNAVERFVE; encoded by the coding sequence ATGAAGTGGGTGGTCGTGACTGTAACTGTTATAGTGGCACTCGTAATTGTGGGCGCGCTGGGCGTTGCTTACCATCTGAAAACCAATTTTCCCAAAGCAGATCCGCCTTATAATATTCGCGTGTCGGGAACACCCGAACAAATCGCACGGGGACGTTATTTAGCCAATCACGTCACGGTATGTCTCGAATGCCATTCAACGCGGGATTGGGCGCATTATTCTGCGCCACCGCTACCGGGCACCGAGGGCAAAGGCGGCGAGATATTTCCGGAAACAGCGGGATTTCCGGGCACCTTAATCGCCCCCAATATTACACCGGCAGCTCTGGGAGATTGGACAGACGGTGAAATCATTCGGGCTTTTACCAGCGGCGTAAATAAAAACGGCGATCCGCTTTTCCCACTGATGCCCTATCGCGCATATCGAAATCTCATACCGGCAGATATTGAATCCATTGTCGCTTATGTGCGTACCCTATCTCCCATTGACCATATCCCGCCGCGGTCCAAATTGAATTTTCCCATGAACCTGCTTGTACGCACAATGCCAGAACCCTATAAACTCCCCAAACCGGTTGATCGTTCAGACCCCATTGCTTATGGCAAGTATTTGGCGACCATTGCCGGATGTGCCACTTGCCATACGCCTCATAATCAACAGAGGCAGCCCGTTGAAGACATGCAATTCGCCGGAGGATTTCAATTTCGATTGCCCAGTGGCAAAACCGTGCAATCGGCCAATATCACACCCGACATAGAAACGGGAATTGGGCATTGGAAAAAAGAGTACTTCATCGGGCGTTTCAGACAATTTGCCGGGGAAAACGCAAGGCACATTCTATTGCAGGATGGCATGAACAGCGTGATGCCCTGGACGATGTACGCGGGCATGACAGACGAAGACCTCAGCGCCATCTACGACTATCTGCAAACCGTCGCGCCAATCCGAAATGCCGTCGAACGGTTTGTGGAATAA
- a CDS encoding mannonate dehydratase codes for MPQIKIGKGIGDISEQTLRFYRQIGVDAVVMPTRWRTEPGTGERKLVPPTQTGPKGAQGGIWDERELQRIKARIESYDLIPLIAGLGISGRVLMGQPGREDDLKIIKTNIEIAGRLGLRALNYSFTALRASEGYAAQRGAGRGGADLRDFDNERIANLPPLNSIGRIGMDEMWDNLTYFLENAIPTAEKAGVQLAAHPNDPPVPEYRGVAQPLGDIEGMQRLIEVIDSPSNCIFYDTGVMTEKGADAVEMIRYFGSRNRIGTVHFRNVKVEIPRFKYIETFHDDGECDMFACVQAFQEVGYNGMIDPDHTPGILSDTPDTRIGWAYAIGQMVAMRNAVEKKK; via the coding sequence ATGCCACAAATCAAAATAGGCAAAGGTATTGGCGATATTTCAGAGCAAACATTGCGCTTTTATCGGCAAATTGGGGTCGATGCGGTAGTGATGCCGACGCGATGGCGTACAGAACCGGGAACGGGCGAACGCAAACTGGTCCCGCCAACACAGACGGGTCCAAAAGGCGCGCAGGGTGGGATATGGGACGAGCGGGAATTGCAACGCATCAAAGCCAGAATAGAATCGTATGACCTGATCCCTCTAATCGCGGGATTGGGTATTTCAGGGCGCGTATTAATGGGCCAACCGGGCAGAGAAGACGATCTGAAAATTATAAAAACCAATATCGAAATCGCAGGGCGGCTGGGACTTCGGGCGTTGAACTACAGTTTCACAGCCCTCAGAGCATCAGAAGGATATGCAGCACAGCGAGGTGCGGGACGCGGCGGCGCAGATTTGCGGGACTTTGACAACGAGCGGATAGCCAATCTCCCACCTCTCAATTCAATCGGGCGAATTGGAATGGATGAAATGTGGGACAATCTGACCTATTTTTTGGAAAACGCGATCCCAACTGCGGAAAAAGCGGGTGTACAATTGGCCGCACACCCCAATGATCCACCGGTTCCAGAATATCGCGGCGTTGCCCAACCCCTGGGCGATATCGAAGGCATGCAACGGTTAATCGAAGTGATAGACAGCCCATCAAATTGCATTTTTTACGACACGGGCGTAATGACAGAAAAAGGCGCAGATGCCGTCGAAATGATTCGCTATTTTGGATCGCGGAATCGCATTGGAACCGTACATTTCCGAAATGTGAAAGTGGAAATACCTCGATTTAAGTATATCGAAACTTTTCACGACGACGGCGAATGCGATATGTTTGCCTGCGTACAGGCATTTCAAGAGGTGGGTTACAACGGCATGATCGACCCCGACCACACGCCGGGCATCCTGAGCGATACACCAGATACGCGCATTGGCTGGGCGTATGCCATTGGTCAAATGGTCGCTATGCGAAATGCCGTAGAAAAAAAGAAATAA
- a CDS encoding galactokinase, with amino-acid sequence MIDQLKTEMNCRFGVAPADVRVVRSPYRVCPLGAHIDHQLGRVTAMAIDQAVYLAFAPSEDGNTHLQSLTFEGEVLFALADVPDKIDGDWGNFPRGAVHALQQEGYKLTRGITGLTAGRMNEGGLSSSAAIGVAYLLAYEEANDLSLWPADNIRLDQAIENGYLGLKNGILDQSAILLSQKGFLTVIDCASARHELIPRSNTMPDFDILIAQSGLREALVSTGYNTRVDECARAARILLNAVGCSDREPLLGNIAFEEYDMHKNLLSGALAKRARHFFTESERVLMGIDAWRAGDLNTFGRLIAESGRSSIENYECGSKPLIDLYHILIETDGVYGARFSGAGFRGCCVALVNPQKSSAAIEQIQSAYRAKHPDLSKNAPVFICQPDDGARIL; translated from the coding sequence ATGATAGATCAACTCAAAACTGAAATGAATTGCCGATTTGGTGTTGCGCCTGCCGATGTGCGCGTTGTGCGATCGCCCTATCGGGTATGTCCGCTTGGCGCACATATTGATCACCAACTCGGGCGGGTTACAGCCATGGCTATTGATCAGGCTGTGTACCTGGCTTTCGCGCCATCGGAGGATGGGAATACGCATCTTCAGAGTCTTACCTTTGAGGGCGAGGTATTATTTGCGCTTGCCGATGTACCCGACAAAATAGATGGGGATTGGGGCAATTTTCCGCGTGGCGCAGTGCATGCATTACAGCAAGAGGGCTATAAGCTCACGCGCGGGATTACGGGGCTTACGGCGGGCAGGATGAACGAAGGGGGTTTGAGTTCATCGGCGGCTATTGGCGTGGCGTATTTGCTCGCTTATGAAGAGGCCAATGATTTGTCCCTGTGGCCCGCTGATAATATTCGGCTCGATCAAGCGATTGAAAATGGCTACCTCGGTCTCAAAAATGGTATTCTGGATCAATCGGCGATCCTGTTATCGCAAAAGGGTTTTCTCACGGTGATCGATTGCGCGTCTGCCAGGCACGAATTGATTCCCCGGTCCAATACTATGCCAGACTTTGATATTCTGATTGCCCAATCGGGCTTGCGCGAGGCTCTGGTTTCAACGGGGTATAACACGCGGGTAGATGAATGCGCCCGTGCTGCGCGAATATTGCTCAATGCCGTGGGGTGTTCCGACCGAGAACCTCTGCTCGGCAATATTGCCTTTGAAGAATACGATATGCATAAAAACCTGTTGAGCGGTGCCCTTGCTAAACGCGCCAGACATTTTTTTACGGAATCTGAGCGTGTGCTTATGGGTATTGATGCCTGGCGCGCGGGCGACCTCAATACTTTTGGCAGGCTGATCGCTGAGTCGGGGCGCAGTTCTATTGAGAATTACGAATGCGGTAGCAAGCCCCTCATTGATCTCTATCATATTCTCATTGAGACCGATGGGGTTTACGGTGCTCGTTTTAGTGGTGCCGGGTTTCGGGGCTGTTGTGTTGCGCTGGTGAATCCCCAAAAGTCCAGTGCGGCGATTGAACAGATTCAATCGGCTTATCGCGCCAAACATCCCGATTTGTCAAAAAATGCCCCGGTTTTTATTTGTCAACCCGACGATGGAGCCAGGATTCTGTGA
- a CDS encoding nucleotidyltransferase family protein: MKAIILAAGYATRLYPLTKNFPKPLLKVGGKTILDYLLEQIKAIADIDGVYVVTNRRFYGHFADWARENRAIQTEILDDGTTSNDNRLGAVGDIQFAIEARDIADDVLVLAADNILLFSLSKLVDTFKSNPVSHIAVRHNPDYDDRKRRGNVRLDKDNRVLQFIEKPDRPISEWSASPVYIYPVSILPRFKEYIANGGNPDAPGHFLEWLHICETVYAYDIEGGVLDIGNRESLAEARAFFQSKDR; the protein is encoded by the coding sequence GTGAAAGCTATTATTCTCGCGGCGGGATACGCTACGCGGCTGTATCCTCTTACCAAAAACTTTCCCAAGCCTCTGCTCAAAGTGGGGGGCAAGACGATTCTCGATTACCTGCTTGAACAGATTAAAGCTATTGCAGATATCGATGGTGTTTATGTGGTGACCAATCGCCGATTTTACGGGCACTTTGCCGACTGGGCGCGTGAAAATAGAGCGATACAGACTGAGATACTCGACGATGGCACGACTTCCAACGACAATCGTTTGGGGGCTGTGGGCGATATCCAGTTTGCGATTGAAGCGCGCGATATTGCCGATGATGTTCTCGTTCTCGCCGCGGATAATATTCTGCTGTTTTCTCTCTCCAAATTGGTCGATACATTCAAATCCAATCCCGTCTCCCACATTGCCGTGCGCCACAATCCCGATTACGATGATCGCAAGCGCAGGGGCAATGTCCGGTTAGACAAAGATAATCGCGTTTTGCAATTTATTGAAAAACCCGACAGGCCCATTTCCGAATGGTCGGCATCGCCCGTTTATATTTATCCGGTGTCGATACTGCCCCGTTTTAAGGAATATATCGCCAATGGAGGCAATCCCGACGCGCCCGGGCATTTTTTGGAGTGGTTGCATATATGCGAAACCGTTTATGCGTACGATATTGAAGGTGGTGTTCTCGATATTGGCAACCGCGAATCTCTGGCCGAAGCGCGGGCGTTTTTTCAATCCAAAGATCGCTGA
- the hisN gene encoding histidinol-phosphatase, with protein sequence MADTLREVLDFATDAAWQAGRITLQYFQTGVEVEEKADESPVTAADKGAETKLRELIEARFPDDGIVGEEHGDKKGTSGRRWILDPIDGTKSFVHGVPLYGVLIGVEVEDEPTVGVVHFPALNEMICAASGLGCTWNGRPTRVSDISDIQDATVILTDSLHKHGRGEAINRICSRAKLVRGWGDCYGHMLVATGRAEIMLDPIMSVWDCAALAPILEETGGTFTTWSGEATIWGNEAVSTNGALFEKVMQLIKG encoded by the coding sequence ATGGCAGATACACTGCGAGAAGTACTGGATTTTGCAACAGATGCCGCCTGGCAAGCCGGACGGATCACACTGCAGTATTTTCAGACCGGAGTCGAAGTAGAGGAAAAGGCGGATGAATCACCTGTAACGGCCGCAGACAAAGGAGCCGAAACAAAATTGAGAGAATTGATTGAAGCGCGTTTTCCAGACGACGGCATTGTGGGAGAAGAGCACGGAGACAAAAAAGGCACAAGTGGGCGGCGATGGATTTTAGACCCCATTGACGGCACAAAATCATTCGTACACGGCGTACCCTTATACGGGGTACTGATCGGCGTGGAAGTCGAGGACGAACCCACTGTTGGCGTCGTTCATTTTCCAGCACTAAATGAAATGATTTGTGCTGCCAGTGGATTGGGTTGCACCTGGAATGGTCGCCCCACGCGGGTATCTGACATATCGGACATTCAGGACGCAACCGTGATCTTGACCGATTCTCTGCATAAACACGGCCGGGGCGAAGCCATAAACCGGATTTGCTCACGCGCCAAACTCGTGCGCGGCTGGGGCGATTGTTATGGCCACATGCTCGTCGCAACCGGGCGTGCAGAAATCATGCTCGACCCCATTATGAGCGTATGGGACTGCGCCGCCCTCGCGCCTATCTTAGAAGAAACGGGCGGCACATTCACAACGTGGAGTGGCGAGGCAACGATTTGGGGCAACGAGGCCGTCAGTACAAACGGAGCGTTATTTGAAAAAGTAATGCAATTGATTAAAGGATAA
- a CDS encoding acetylxylan esterase → MEHPEHSGAVRTYLDSLYADELRYVACRATDRESFFQWQEEARPVLQHLLGLESIGASLGDHTIQVQLGVAQDMGDYTLQPGVITTEPRFGLPFWYLQPRGDGPFPLAVLPHGHDKYGMDTYIGKARDDDHRKKIEAEDRDVAVQAVRRGFAAIAPAARGTSTTAIPDINKRHGDRDCRSQFMHALLAGRTATGERVWDVMRLIDWAQDIPEIDTSTILVMGNSGGGVITCYAAAVDPRITIAVPSCSFCTLVGTSGLIHHCDCNAVPGILRFGEIWDVTGLIAPRHLCIVNGKQDTLFPVPEVDRAVKGIARLYEIAGVPDRIEHHYGAAGHRFYSDLMWPFVEKVR, encoded by the coding sequence ATGGAACATCCCGAACACAGCGGCGCGGTTCGCACCTATCTCGATTCTCTTTATGCCGATGAACTGCGCTATGTCGCGTGTCGAGCAACTGATCGCGAATCTTTTTTTCAATGGCAAGAGGAGGCGCGTCCTGTGCTTCAGCATCTGCTGGGTCTTGAAAGTATTGGCGCGTCTCTGGGCGATCACACGATTCAGGTGCAACTCGGTGTAGCGCAAGATATGGGCGATTATACGTTGCAACCCGGTGTTATTACTACCGAGCCGCGTTTTGGTTTGCCATTCTGGTATCTCCAACCCAGGGGAGATGGTCCTTTTCCGCTCGCTGTTTTGCCACACGGGCACGACAAATACGGCATGGATACGTATATTGGCAAAGCGCGCGATGACGATCACCGCAAAAAGATTGAGGCCGAAGACCGCGATGTTGCTGTTCAGGCGGTCAGGCGCGGGTTTGCCGCCATTGCGCCCGCTGCACGCGGTACGAGTACTACGGCTATTCCCGATATTAATAAGCGCCACGGCGACCGCGATTGCCGCAGTCAATTTATGCACGCTTTGCTCGCTGGACGCACTGCGACGGGTGAGCGCGTGTGGGATGTGATGCGTCTTATTGACTGGGCACAGGATATTCCCGAGATTGATACTTCTACGATTCTGGTTATGGGCAACTCGGGGGGGGGAGTTATCACCTGTTATGCCGCCGCGGTTGATCCCCGCATTACTATTGCTGTGCCGAGTTGCTCTTTTTGTACGCTTGTGGGCACCAGTGGTTTGATTCACCATTGCGATTGCAATGCGGTGCCCGGGATTTTGCGCTTTGGCGAAATCTGGGATGTTACGGGTCTTATTGCCCCGCGCCATCTCTGTATTGTGAATGGGAAACAGGATACGCTATTCCCCGTGCCCGAAGTCGATCGTGCGGTTAAAGGTATCGCGCGTCTCTACGAGATCGCTGGTGTGCCCGATCGCATTGAACACCACTACGGCGCCGCGGGGCACCGCTTCTACAGCGATCTTATGTGGCCGTTTGTTGAAAAAGTGAGGTGA
- a CDS encoding arylsulfatase — MKKPNIIVILVDDMGYSDLGSYGGEIRTPNLDRLSANGLRFTQSYNSARCCPSRASLLTGLYSHQAGIANFTGPDRTAEWGPAYLGRLNNHCVTLAEVLKTEGYSTYGVGKWHVGDQSNPTDRGFDEYYGFIKGHSAPQWDPSYYHRYPESRTPELSFRDDAYYATEAFNDYAVEFIEQAQQKDNPYFLYLAHSAPHFPLHAPAETRDSYLDIYRRGWDVLRRERYVRQQESGLATENWQFTPRSIVPIEENDAIANGYSGKQNPAWKDLPPDRREDLAYRMAVFAAMIEHIDRGIGRIIDRLKETGELDNTLILFTSDNGACYEWGPFGFDERSRLGVTHLHTGEELKKIGGPDTYHSVGSAWSCLSNTPLRMYKHYNHEGGNCSPFIAHWPEGIVQPDRWVRTPMHLFDIMSTVCEITGAEYPETHNGERIHPQEGTSLVPLFNAQNLPERSLCFDHFDASAIRREKWKLLKGNTRYPNKNWELYDMEKDRCETSDLSAEHPELVKSLEREWTEWAVRVKVHPYHQEVAK; from the coding sequence ATGAAAAAACCCAATATCATCGTCATTCTCGTAGATGACATGGGCTATTCGGATCTCGGTTCTTATGGTGGCGAGATCCGAACGCCCAATCTGGATCGCCTGTCGGCAAATGGCTTGCGATTCACGCAAAGTTACAACTCTGCCCGCTGTTGTCCCTCTCGGGCTTCGCTGCTCACAGGCCTGTATTCCCATCAGGCTGGCATCGCCAATTTTACGGGCCCTGACCGAACCGCCGAATGGGGACCGGCCTATTTGGGCAGGCTAAACAACCACTGCGTGACATTAGCCGAAGTCCTCAAAACCGAGGGCTACAGCACCTATGGCGTTGGAAAATGGCACGTTGGCGATCAATCTAACCCAACAGACCGGGGATTTGACGAATACTACGGATTCATCAAAGGCCACAGCGCACCGCAATGGGACCCGTCTTATTATCATCGCTATCCCGAATCTCGAACACCCGAACTTTCTTTTCGCGACGATGCATACTACGCAACAGAAGCATTCAACGATTACGCCGTAGAATTTATCGAACAGGCGCAACAAAAAGACAATCCCTATTTCCTCTACCTCGCCCACTCGGCTCCGCATTTTCCCTTACATGCGCCAGCAGAAACCCGCGATTCATATCTCGATATTTACCGCCGAGGTTGGGATGTATTGCGCCGTGAACGCTACGTGCGCCAGCAAGAATCTGGCCTGGCGACAGAAAACTGGCAATTCACACCGCGTTCAATTGTCCCCATCGAAGAAAATGATGCCATCGCAAACGGGTACAGCGGCAAACAGAATCCCGCGTGGAAAGATCTCCCGCCTGACCGCAGGGAAGACCTCGCCTACCGCATGGCGGTCTTTGCGGCCATGATCGAGCATATCGATCGCGGCATAGGCAGAATCATTGACCGCCTAAAAGAAACAGGAGAACTGGACAACACACTCATCCTGTTTACAAGCGACAATGGCGCGTGTTACGAATGGGGACCCTTTGGATTTGACGAACGCAGCAGATTGGGCGTCACCCATCTCCACACAGGTGAAGAACTCAAAAAAATCGGTGGACCGGACACCTATCACTCTGTGGGCAGCGCGTGGTCGTGCCTGAGCAACACACCGCTGCGCATGTACAAACACTACAACCACGAAGGCGGAAATTGTAGCCCATTTATCGCCCATTGGCCTGAAGGGATCGTGCAACCCGACCGCTGGGTTCGCACCCCCATGCACCTGTTTGACATCATGTCGACTGTATGCGAAATTACCGGAGCCGAATATCCCGAAACGCACAATGGAGAACGCATTCACCCGCAAGAAGGAACGAGCCTTGTTCCCCTATTCAACGCGCAAAACCTGCCCGAACGCAGCCTGTGCTTCGATCACTTTGACGCCAGCGCCATACGCAGGGAAAAATGGAAATTGCTGAAGGGCAATACCCGATATCCCAACAAAAATTGGGAACTCTACGACATGGAAAAAGACCGCTGTGAAACCAGCGATCTATCAGCAGAACATCCCGAATTGGTAAAATCGCTCGAACGAGAATGGACCGAATGGGCCGTGCGGGTTAAAGTACATCCCTACCATCAGGAAGTGGCAAAATGA